The sequence ACTGGTGGCAGGCAGCATAGTATAGCGTTCCCATTCTAAAAATGATCCGAACACGTGTGGAAGTGATAttgtattcttcaagcagaagaTTGTGGGGAAAATTCGTGACCTAAGATGCCATTTTTCGATAACGGAGGTTGATCGAAAAAGACGACATACAAGGAAAAGGTGACGATATTCTCCAACAACCTCTGCTCGGACAGTTTACTAAAGGTACCATATTCAGTACATCGGTGATTAACATTTTATCAGACTTAGTGGTTTGGCACCATATCAGCAGGTACGGTGAACTCAACGACTTTTTGTCACCTAGGAATGAAAGGTTGTATCGTATGGTTATATGACTGTCATACGAAATAAAAAGGTGACAGGAAATTTCTCTTTATGCATAGCGTTTATTCGAAATATGGATTTCAGTGTTAATGACACCCATATTCTAAACCCGTTGtctaaaaaatgtatttccGCACATATTGTGTAGTAATACTTCATACTAGATTCGCACATGACTTTTTGGTGACTTTTGTGGCTGTATCTTATTTTGAAGCAGAAAACTGGCGACACACTGATCAGCATGCTGTTTCATCATAATCGTTGCTCTTGAGATGGGTCTAGGTCctataaagaaagaaaacaaacaaaatagaatGTCACAGCAAATGGAACTTTATTTATATGACCAAAATGTGTCCACTAACAAAAATGCGTCAGCCCAAAGAATAGCTTGAAGCAAAAATAACGGGAAATGTTGTAAACAATCATGGTATTTTTGCGCCGTGCTGTGGTTTCAGTGATTtggtacgttttgtatgataagttttttaaaacattgataAAAATTTGAATGGAACGATGCAGAGTGAAAATAAAAAAGTGCAGACAGAGATTAGTATAGGCATatcataaaagaaaatatctaaTTAATATTGCAAGTAACTTTTGTGATTATCAAATTATGCATATTGATACAAATGGCATATCATTTGTTTCTGTAAACTACCAATATCTGGTAGAACCATTAAACAATAGAGCTAGAGAGAAGTAGAAGAATATAACGGTATACTTTAACCTGTTGAAGTACAACTCCAGACCGATAGAGGGCACTGGTCCGTTACAGTACGGGTCATGTAGAGCATCCACCCCGTATTGGCCGTTTTGCCTTGGGGACAAGATGATGACGagtcaaacaagaaaaatccATGAAGATATCAGGAAGCTGCTGAGCAATATTCACAATTCGCAAAGTAAACCGTAGAGACTTACGAGTGTGCAGAGTTATGTCCGCCATGACACATTCCATGCCcaatgttcaatgatgtccAGCAGTCACAGTTGTCATCGTCCAACAGCAGCGACTTGACTCCGTTCTCGGTACGGTACATAAAGCTGTCCTGAGTTGTCTCTGGTCCGGTGCCTGCCAGGACCTATTGGATTTGAAAAGATCATTGCTATCGGTCCGTttatgaaggttacacatctaGGTAAACAATTTAAATACactcaatctctacaactaatGTTAATTGCTATTTGTTGCTTTCTGTTGTTCTTGATCAACAATGGTCAACTTTCAAATATAAGCTAACTTGGAATTGCTTTAAACGCCTATTACAAGCAACCTACAGATGGTGTCCAGGCCCTGTTGTTCACAATCCGTCCGCTAAGTGTCTCCTGATGACCATAGAACGCCAGCCAGGCGGCGTGAGCGGTGGGGTTGTTGGAGTCGAACCCCCACTTGTAGACGTTCCCGCGGCTGTCCTTGGCCAGCAGCTCGGTCCTGTCCTCCTGTAGCCAGCTTGGTAACCTCCCCATACAGTAGTCACTGTCAGGGTCACATGTTCCGTAGCTGGAGCGGATAATAGAGTATGTAGCTTTCAATGCAACTCATAATCAATCAAAACTGTCATTCAGCTTTctgtaaatttatttttggtttaGGACAAAGGAATTATATTCTTCAATCTAATATTCGTAGTACCATATGCGTATGAAATGTAATGAAACATGCCTTTTCCTAAGTATTCTCGTGCATTCTCATGATAAGTAATGACgtaaaatatcattaaaaacaGAATGGTACCAGTTACATAATAAAAACTATTTTTAGTTCCATACCTGTCCTGAAGCACGTCAGTGATCGCTACAGACCAGCGTGAGCCGGCCTTCCACCACCAGAACTTCTCCCACACACGGCCGTACTCGTCAATAGTCTCGTATGCTTGGAGGGAACAAGTAAACAGCACGTTTTCAGTCTACGGGGGTGGGGGATACTACATGATGTCTTCAGCACAATACGCCAATTACAACAATGAACGTAGAATAGCATTAATACTCGCGATGTAGGAttctatatcaaagaatgtcaGAACCAATAGATATAAACCTTGTAGTTGAACAAATATATGTAGCCGGGTATTATTATTACCCTACACAAACAGTTTTTATCACGGGTATGTAAAACACACGTGGTATGTGTACATAACTGTGTGAAGCTCGCTTTTAAAGCAGCTGTgtgtatatgtaaatatttacaCCTGTACTCTAATGattgtaacgctggttcacctttatccgtgagttaacctatatccgttgtttcttaATACAGGATGTAATTATGGATGTCAAGtcaacagtggtttcaaactgcaatgttttgaaaatatcacaattttgaaacaaccgtccgtcgacttgatacccctgaATACCCTCTTTTCATaaacaacggatgtaggttaaCCACccaataaaggtgaactagcgttaattcTAAAACCATGTTCCTTCTTTTGTTTTTAGATGTAACTTTTGCTCCGTAGATTTAATAGAAATACCAAGTCCGAGCGTACAGAACTCACCCGGGCTGTTGTACCACGTTCCTACATCGCTGCAGATCGGTTCGCCCCCAGACAGTCCAGAAATGACTCCTTATAACGGACAAAATTGTAAAGATAAAATACATTTCTAATATCCAAAACTATCTTCACAAAAAAGATGATTGACAG comes from Branchiostoma floridae strain S238N-H82 unplaced genomic scaffold, Bfl_VNyyK Sc7u5tJ_843, whole genome shotgun sequence and encodes:
- the LOC118409030 gene encoding uncharacterized protein LOC118409030 — encoded protein: MCLQYILHCFISKQDTIMEFLRRTLFFCFQDYLEETEICYKCDDEVNRLKEIITNQSELLAQQAGLLSTLQTRLDSVVARVDCAEQFMGVISGLSGGEPICSDVGTWYNSPAYETIDEYGRVWEKFWWWKAGSRWSVAITDVLQDSYGTCDPDSDYCMGRLPSWLQEDRTELLAKDSRGNVYKWGFDSNNPTAHAAWLAFYGHQETLSGRIVNNRAWTPSVGCL